The window CATTTTACAATCATCACAAAGCTCTTCTCTCATTGGTTCTAAAAAGTTTAAAAGAGTTTCTCTATATCTTTGTCTGCTTTCTTTTTCTCCCACAGAATTTATAGTTACTTCTAAATCAGTAACTCCGATTTTACTTAAAAAAGAATACCCCATTGCAATTACTTCTGCATCTAAAATCGGTGAGCTTTCACCTAAAACTTCTACACCTATTTGATTGAACTCTCTTTGTCTTCCTGCTTGAGGTCTTTCGTATCTAAACATAGACCCTGCATAAAAATATCTTGAAACTTCCTCTTTTGCGTATATCTTATTTTCTAAATAGCATCTTACAACAGCTGCTGTTCCTTCTGGTCTTAAAGTGATGCTTCTTTCTCCTCTATCTTGAAAAGTATACATCTCTTTTTCAACGATATCTGTTCCCTCTCCTACTCCTCTTTTAAAAAGATCTGTTTCTTCAAATATAGGAGTTTTTATCATTGAGTACCCATAATTTCCAAAAAACTCTTGAGCTGTCCTTGTTATGTAGTCATACTTTATTCCTTCATCTCCAAATATATCTTTAGTTCCTCTAACCGCTTTAATTAGCTTCATTTTATCACCTCAATTATTTTAATTTCCATAATTTATCTAATTTTTCTTCAATTAGTTTTTCATTTCTGTTATTTCCTGGAATATAGTATTTTTTTCTATTTGCTCTATATTTTTGCTCCACAAAATTATTTTCATAATTATGAGGATATTTATATCCTACCGCTCCAGTCCCTATATGTATTGGAACCGGTTCTAAGTCTCCATCCTCTATATCTTTTAAAGCTTTATCTATTGCCATATAGCTCGAATTGCTTTTTGTTGATATTGCTAAATAAATAACTGCCTGAGATAAAATTATCCTTATTTCTGGCATTCCTATTTTTTCACTTGCATTCATAGCACTATTTGCTATTAACATAGCTTCTGGATTAGCCATGCCAATGTCTTCACTTGCATGGATAAATATTCTTCTTGCTATATATCGTGGATCTTCTCCACCATGAAGAAGCCTTGCTAACCAATATACTGCTGAGTCTGGATCGCTTCCTCTTATACTTTTTATCATAGCTGAAATTATATTATATTTATCCTCTTCCTTATGATAAGAGGCTTTTCTTTCTCTGAAAATATCTATTATCTCTTCTTTAGAGTATCCCATACAACTATTTTTATATAATTCTAAGTAATTTAAAGCTACTCTACTATCTCCTTGAGAAATATCTAAAATAACATCTCTTACCTCTTCGGGAAGTTGTAAATTTAATAAATTTTCACCTTTTATTAAAATCTCTCTTATATTATCTCTTGTTAAAGGTTTAAATTCAAAGATTAAACACCTTGATAATAGTGCATTGTTTAGACTATGATAAGGATTTTCAGTAGTAGCTCCAACTAAAATTAATATTCCTGACTCTGTATAAGACAATAACGCATCTTGTTGAGTTTTATTAAATCTATGAATTTCATCTAAAAATAAAATTGTTCTTTTCCCATATAACTCTAAATTTCTTTTAGCTTTTTCTACAATCTCTCTTAAATCATTTAAACTTGCTACTGTTGCATTTAAAGTCTCAAAATTATAGTTTAACTCTTTAGATATTATTTCACCCAATGAACTTTTTCCAGAGCCTGATGGTCCATATAAAATCATATTAGATAAAGATTTACCCTCTATTATTTTTCTAAGAACACCATTTTTTCCTAGAAGTTTTTCTTGCCCTTTAAAATCTACAAACTTCTGAGGCCTTAAACGAGTAGATAGAGGTTTTGCATCTTCAAAATTTCCACCAAATATACTTTGCATTTAATCACAACCTATTTTTTAAAATAAAAAAGCGTATTGTGTACCCCAACACGCCTTTAACTCTTTTAACTATTTTACTAGATACAGAAGAAGTGCTGAAAGTATGAATAAAAATGCTACTACTTCAGTTGCTCTGGCTAGTGGTCCTCCATCTTTTGAAACTCCAAATACTGTATTTGAACCTCCCATTCCCATGCTACCTGACATACCATGGCTTCTATCTGGTTGAACAAGAACTAATATTATTAAAGCTACAGCAAAAATAAATAAAAACAATGTTAAAAGTGTCTCCATAACTTTACTCCTCCCAAATTTCGTCTTTTATCTTATACATTATTATAATATATATATTGATAAAATAAAAGAAAAAATTATAGAAGTTTTGCTGCTAACTCAGCTAATGCTGAACGTTCACCTTTTTTTAAAGTAACATGTCCTACTATACTTTCATTTTTTAATTTTTCTGATAGATATGTAAGCCCATTTGTGTCTGAATCTAAATATGGACTATCTATTTGATCTGGATCTCCTGTTAACACTATCTTTGTATTTTCTCCTGCTCTTGTTATTATGGTTTTTACTTCGAGAGGAGTTAAGTTTTGTGCTTCATCTATTATTATATATCCGTTAGGAATACTTCTTCCTCTTATATAAGTAAGAGCTTCTATTTTTAAAAGTCCCATAGTTTGAAGCCCTAAAATTACTTTCTCTCCAGTTTTTTCACCTTTTTCCCCAGCTAAATAGTCTATATTGTCATATATGGGCTGCATCCATGGTCTTAATTTCTCTTCTTCACTTCCAGGCAGATATCCTAAATCTTTTCCCATTGGAATTATTGGACGAGCTATAAGTAATCTTTTATATTTACCTCTTTCAACAACTTGTTCTAATCCTGCTGCTATTGCCAATAAAGTTTTTCCAGTCCCAGCTCTTCCTACTAATGTTACAACTTTTATATTTTCATCCATTAAAAGTTCCATTGCATATTCTTGTTCATCGTTTCTTGCCCTTGCACCCCAAGCTGATATTTGTCCTTCTAAATTTCTTCTAATTTTTCCACCTATATATCTTCCAAAAGTTTTTTCTTCTCCACATTTAAATTTAACAAACATATTTTCTGTAAAATGATACTCTTTTCCTAACTCCCAAACATTTATTTTTCCAGCTTTATCAAATTTATTATAAATATCTCTTGAAACTTCAATCTCTTCATAACCATCATACAACGTCGTATAATCCGTTCTATCTGTTTCGTAATCTTGAACTTCTAATCCTAAAGAATCTGCCTTAATTCTCATATTTATATCTTTAGTTATTAAAATTACTTTCATATCTGGATTTTTATTTTTAATTCCGAGAGTTGTTGCAATTATCATATTATCCATTGAGTCTTTTTTTAATACCGGTGGTAATAAATTTAAATCACTTTCTATCTCTACTCTGAAAAAAATCTTTTTCTCTAGCTCTACCCCTTTTGCAATACACCCTTTTTTCCTTATGGTATCAAGCTCTCTAGCTGCTAAACGAGCCTGTATTGCTGTCGTACTATTTCTCTTTAAATTATCTATCTCCTCTATTACATATATAGGAACAACAACTTCATTATCTTCAAAACTATAAATACTACGATGATCATGTATTAAAACATTAGTGTCTAGAACATAGATTTTTCTCATAAAATCATCCCCTTAATTGAATTTTTTTTAAAACTCCCTTAATTGCCTCTTCTAAAGTAGAATAACTATTTAACTCATCTTTACTTATCATAGAATCTATTTCCTTTTTACTGTATCCTAAAGAATCTAATGCCATATATAACTCTTCTTCAATCGCATTATTTAACATATCTCCTGATGGATCTTCCATAGACATTAAATTTAATGTTTTAATCTTATTATTTAAATCTATAATTATTTGCTTTGATTTTTTTTCTCCTAATTTTGGAACTCTTTTTAACGTCTTAAAATCTTCTGTTAAAACAATCTCTCTAATATTGTCTATTGAAAATGTTGACATTATAGAAAGGGCCAGTGATAATCCTATTCCACTGATTCCTATTAACATCTCAAAAAGAACTCTTTCTCTCTCCTGTAAAAATCCTACTAGTTTAAATGCATCTTCTTTTATTACATTATATATATATAGCTCTTTTTTCTCTCCCACCTGTACTTGATCATAAGTTTTTAAAGTTATGTAAACTCTATATCCTACTCCATTTACATCCACTGCTAAATATTCTGGTTTTTTTATTTTTATTACTCCATTTAAATATTCAAACATTATTTTATCTCTCTCCTTTTAATGCTTTTTTTAAGTATTTACTTGTATAACCTTTTTTAGAAGAAGCTATTTTTTCTGGAGTTCCTGTTAAAATAACTTTTCCTCCACCATCTCCACCTTCAGGTCCTATATCGATTATATAATCAGCATTTTTTATTACATCTAAATTATGCTCTATAATTATAACTGTATTTCCTTTTTCCACTAATCTATTAATTACTTCTAAAAGTTTTCTTATATCTTCAAAATGTAATCCTGTTGTTGGCTCATCTAAAATATATACAGTTTTTCCTTTTGATATTTTAGATAATTCACTTGCTAATTTTATTCTTTGAGCTTCCCCTCCAGATAGTGTTGTAGCAGGTTGGCCTA of the Cetobacterium sp. NK01 genome contains:
- the secG gene encoding preprotein translocase subunit SecG; this encodes METLLTLFLFIFAVALIILVLVQPDRSHGMSGSMGMGGSNTVFGVSKDGGPLARATEVVAFLFILSALLLYLVK
- a CDS encoding PhoH family protein, with protein sequence MRKIYVLDTNVLIHDHRSIYSFEDNEVVVPIYVIEEIDNLKRNSTTAIQARLAARELDTIRKKGCIAKGVELEKKIFFRVEIESDLNLLPPVLKKDSMDNMIIATTLGIKNKNPDMKVILITKDINMRIKADSLGLEVQDYETDRTDYTTLYDGYEEIEVSRDIYNKFDKAGKINVWELGKEYHFTENMFVKFKCGEEKTFGRYIGGKIRRNLEGQISAWGARARNDEQEYAMELLMDENIKVVTLVGRAGTGKTLLAIAAGLEQVVERGKYKRLLIARPIIPMGKDLGYLPGSEEEKLRPWMQPIYDNIDYLAGEKGEKTGEKVILGLQTMGLLKIEALTYIRGRSIPNGYIIIDEAQNLTPLEVKTIITRAGENTKIVLTGDPDQIDSPYLDSDTNGLTYLSEKLKNESIVGHVTLKKGERSALAELAAKLL
- the ruvA gene encoding Holliday junction branch migration protein RuvA, which gives rise to MFEYLNGVIKIKKPEYLAVDVNGVGYRVYITLKTYDQVQVGEKKELYIYNVIKEDAFKLVGFLQERERVLFEMLIGISGIGLSLALSIMSTFSIDNIREIVLTEDFKTLKRVPKLGEKKSKQIIIDLNNKIKTLNLMSMEDPSGDMLNNAIEEELYMALDSLGYSKKEIDSMISKDELNSYSTLEEAIKGVLKKIQLRG
- a CDS encoding replication-associated recombination protein A: MQSIFGGNFEDAKPLSTRLRPQKFVDFKGQEKLLGKNGVLRKIIEGKSLSNMILYGPSGSGKSSLGEIISKELNYNFETLNATVASLNDLREIVEKAKRNLELYGKRTILFLDEIHRFNKTQQDALLSYTESGILILVGATTENPYHSLNNALLSRCLIFEFKPLTRDNIREILIKGENLLNLQLPEEVRDVILDISQGDSRVALNYLELYKNSCMGYSKEEIIDIFRERKASYHKEEDKYNIISAMIKSIRGSDPDSAVYWLARLLHGGEDPRYIARRIFIHASEDIGMANPEAMLIANSAMNASEKIGMPEIRIILSQAVIYLAISTKSNSSYMAIDKALKDIEDGDLEPVPIHIGTGAVGYKYPHNYENNFVEQKYRANRKKYYIPGNNRNEKLIEEKLDKLWKLK